The Plasmodium falciparum 3D7 genome assembly, chromosome: 5 DNA window TTTGGAGTTACTTCTTTTTGATTAGTATAAGGTATAGGAACATAATCTTGAAAAGCTCTAGAAGTCCATTTGGTTAGTTCATCATGTTCTACATTGACACCTATCAATGTCATATTTTTTGGTGAGAAATGTTTCAACATAAAATTCCTTAAATTTTCTGATGTATAATTTTCAATACTGGattcatatacatataatttattacctAAGGTATTATTATACCATGCAgtattatgtaataattcggttatatataattcattattttcaaataatttCTCACGCATTAAATTTAAACGgtttacattatttttcatttcccATGATAAAAATCTTGGAAATAAAACATTACCTATTATTAAATTAGTAACAATAGgtaaatattcttttaagCATTCACAACTATAAACCATATGTTCACGAAATGCATTACAACTAACAGTAGCTCCTATTTTTTCGAGTGATTTTATGGTTCTTAAATGAGATAAATGTGCCGTACTATGAAAAGCCATATTTTCAAGCATTACGCTCATACCTTGTTCATTTACTTTGTCGTTTATTTCTTCGTATCTGGATCCGCACTTTACATATAAACCTgccacaaaaaaataaaatatataacatgtatgtaaaattttcataaaaaaaaaaaaaaaaaaaaaaaaaaaaaaaaaaaatatatatatacttacatatatacatatatatatacataaatatatacatacatatatacatacatatatacatacatatatacatacatatatatatatatatatattcatttttatagcTTCACGTTTACCTATCGAACACACACTATTGTTTCTATTGGTTGATATAATTTTCAAATCATTTTCTAATACTGAGAAATGCAGTTTTTCATCAACTGCCTTAAATGGCGGAAAGTCCGATTCATTAATTATGGATATATTTAATGGGATAtctttgtatttatttttttttccttcattaaaataatagtaatcaAACTTCACTTCTTTAATGACATCTTctattttctcttttttaaaGGATACTTTGttaaaattttgtttttctcctgtatatattttttgaaggTTCAAATTTTCTTTTGACCTCACAATACTACTGTTGTGTATATTTCTCCATTtggttttataaaaaatattcaagcattgtatatttttcttcattgTGTAAAGGTATTATTGtattattcaaaataaaaaataatatatgtaaatatataatatttgttctacaagtttttatattaatatatatatatatatatattatatatattatatttttgttaatcctaaaaacaaaaatatatatgtaactaAAAACAGTactatgaaaaataaataattcacatatatataaatatatgtaaatttttatatattataatttcccttcaattgaaaaaaaaaaaaaaataaaaaattaaaatgttaatttttacaaataaataaaaaaaaaaaaaatgtattcatattttcatatcatttgataatgtattatttatatttatatttatatttatctttcttttttttttttttttttttcttgttctcAGTGCTAtgctatatataaaatatattcatatatattatatattatatacatacatattattattataagcaCTAATATTCtcatggaaaaaaaaagaaagaaagaaagaaagaaagaaagaaagaaagaaaaaaagaatgattttatctttttattaatatatattttattataatgattactcatctattaatttatatttatgtttatattttattactcATACAGAAGATAATGTATggcatatattaataatgtatatatattatatataataaaataataatgtatgatattatatttaatgcatatttattatttaaaattaaaaccgttagttttttaaaaaagtgaaataaataattatgatgttATTTCACTTTAATAATTAACAatgattatatgtatatatatatatatatatatatatatattaactataccttaaaattttaataaataaatataatagtgAAGAAATTTTAAGTTTTgtg harbors:
- a CDS encoding mitochondrial-processing peptidase subunit alpha, putative; the protein is MKKNIQCLNIFYKTKWRNIHNSSIVRSKENLNLQKIYTGEKQNFNKVSFKKEKIEDVIKEVKFDYYYFNEGKKNKYKDIPLNISIINESDFPPFKAVDEKLHFSVLENDLKIISTNRNNSVCSIGLYVKCGSRYEEINDKVNEQGMSVMLENMAFHSTAHLSHLRTIKSLEKIGATVSCNAFREHMVYSCECLKEYLPIVTNLIIGNVLFPRFLSWEMKNNVNRLNLMREKLFENNELYITELLHNTAWYNNTLGNKLYVYESSIENYTSENLRNFMLKHFSPKNMTLIGVNVEHDELTKWTSRAFQDYVPIPYTNQKEVTPKYTGGFISVEDKNVKKTNIAIAYETQGGWKSSDMITLTVLQTLMGGGGSFSTGGPGKGMYSRLFLNVLNSYNFIESCMAFSTQHSDTGLFGLYFTGEPSNTSDIIKAMALEFQKMNRVTDEELNRAKKSLKSFMWMSLEYKSILMEDLARQMMILNRILTGKQLSDAIDSITKEDIQRVVHNFLKTKPTVVVYGNINYSPHYDEICNILGHK